In one window of Eretmochelys imbricata isolate rEreImb1 chromosome 21, rEreImb1.hap1, whole genome shotgun sequence DNA:
- the LOC144278327 gene encoding LOW QUALITY PROTEIN: ciliary microtubule inner protein 2B-like (The sequence of the model RefSeq protein was modified relative to this genomic sequence to represent the inferred CDS: inserted 3 bases in 2 codons; deleted 2 bases in 1 codon), whose protein sequence is MEDAVFFFFYVKTRTRTTAPGFIPRAQNLFAKTYPEVCKEXDFARQQLRAAGKEQELQNAGWLPQGTKGKLLTTKYRTPVPAGPAAAAPYVSPFAFQPXGSPYSMEDNHPHKCFISGFTGFVPRARFLIGAGYPLTPHRALVEFGQNRGSRPEAGKGSTVLPPLLKSYSTDMGPLPHYAGYVPGYKFQFGHTYGQLTHNALGLSTMEKRMAD, encoded by the exons ATGGAGGATGcggtcttcttcttcttctatgtCAAGA CCCGGACCCGCACCACGGCCCCGGGATTCATTCCCAGGGCCCAGAACCTCTTTGCCAAGACCTACCCCGAGGTCTGCAAGGA TGACTTTGCCAGGCAGCAGCTGAGAGCCGCAGGCAAGgagcaggagctgcagaacgcAGGGTGGCTGCCCCAGGGCACCAAGGGCAAACTCCTCACCACCAAGTACAGGACTCCGGTCCCGGCAGGCCCGGCAGCAGCTGCCCCGTATGTATCGCCCTTTGCCTTCCAAC CAGGCTCCCCCTACTCCATGGAGGACAACCACCCCCACAAGTGCTTCATCTCGGGTTTCACCGGCTTTGTGCCCCGTGCCCGCTTCCTGATTGGGGCAGGCTACCCGCTGACTCCCCACCGCGCCCTGGTGGAGTTTGGCCAGAACAGAGGGAGCCGGCCTGAGGCC GGGAAAGGCAGCACGGTCCTTCCTCCGCTGCTGAAGTCGTACTCCACAGACATGGGGCCGCTGCCCCACTACGCAGGCTACGTCCCAGGCTACAAGTTCCAGTTTGGCCACACCTATGGGCAGCTTACCCACAACGCCCTGGGGCTGAGCACCATGGAGAAGCGGATGGCTGACTAG
- the EPS8L3 gene encoding epidermal growth factor receptor kinase substrate 8-like protein 3, with amino-acid sequence MQQGLPSGTTMMEPFGHRTESEYNEFSNGSPDLIRANSTSRPSSKAIYRQRKHYTLSTLKQQSNFQHRVEHLLTAHVDSKDICGVDDCVAQLKMMDAQGRVWGQDMILQVKGPELLLSDIETKEELESYPLESVQECAAILSPSVYNSILAVTVRERSQHGSSILLFQCEQLGAELMKANLEKAIKEWKGERESQDMLRSSLETMLSQQSRGSFHSSLPQISQDRWAGLSDPDPFISPTPQEWQSQDQVPRNPPAFMDYGPGQPRPPKPRDEWTDPSLQAMQDLDKDTEILNHVLSDIELFVGKLKETSGSVSSKKKSKKKDKERGVLPPEPEWEACFQKIKYALNLLGKLRPKLQQQPSAPELVRLVFSTLSFILSNCPWPSLASSIVSPLLTEAAIDLVDESLEKKDHDTWKSLGKAWHTTRAEYPDRQFIPPYIPIFSDGWVPPLPTQRETATHVERQPLGSQNHATSRAPSSPPQLMQAMYEFQARNNKELTVMKGELLEILDQRKKWWLARNRAGERGYIPNNIVGPVDQKPAPSSSPGLQQKSTPAEVTAWLRDMGFSKITVKCLGVLNGNQLLGMSQEEMKTVCPEEGRRVFFKLSAVKSSLGLCGDQSRCAER; translated from the exons ATGCAGCAG GGCCTGCCCTCTGGGACAACGATGATGGAGCCCTTTGGCCACAGGACCGAGTCTGAGTACAA TGAGTTCAGCAATGGCAGCCCAGACCTCATCAGAGCCAACAGCACATCCAGGCCCAGCAGCAAAGCCATTTACC GCCAGCGCAAACATTACACCCTCTCCACACTGAAGCAGCAAAGCAATTTCCAGCACCGCGTGGAG CACCTGCTCACCGCCCACGTGGACTCCAAGGACATCTGTGGCGTGGACGACTGTGTGGCACAGCTGAAGATGATGGATGCGCAGGGACGGGTCTGGGGACAGGACATGATCCTGCAAGTGAAGGGCCCTGAGCTGCTGTTGAGCGACATCGAGACCAAG gaggagctggagagctACCCCCTTGAGAGTGTCCAGGAGTGCGCTGCCATACTCAGCCCCTCTGTCTACAACTCCATCCTGGCCGTCACCGTGAGGGAGCGGAGCCAGCACGGGAGCAGCATCCTCCTCTTCCAGTGCGAGCAGCTTGGG GCAGAGCTGATGAAAGCCAACCTGGAGAAGGCCATCAAGGAGTGGAAAGGGGAACGGGAGAGTCAGGACATGCTCAG GAGCAGTTTGGAGACCATGCTGTCCCAGCAGAGCCGAGGGTCCTTCCACAGCAGCCTCCCACAGATCAGCCAGGATAGGTGGGCTGGACTGTCAGACCCAGACCCCTTTATTTCTCCCACACCACAggagtggcagagccaagaccaGGTGCCCCGGAATCCTCCAGCCTTCATGGATTATG GGCCTGGCCAGCCGCGGCCCCCAAAGCCGAGAGATGAGTGGACGGATCCCAGCTTGCAGGCAATGCAGGACTTGGACAAAGACACT GAAATCCTGAACCATGTGCTGAGTGACATCGAGCTCTTTGTGGGAAAGCTGAAGGAGACGAGCGGCTCGGTGAGCAGCAAGAAGAAGTCGAAGAAAAAGGACAAGGAGAGAGGAG tgctgccccCAGAGCCTGAGTGGGAGGCCTGCTTCCAGAAGATCAAATACGCCTTAAACCTGCTG GGGAAGCTGAGACCtaagctgcagcagcagcccagtgCCCCGGAACTGGTTCGACTCGTCTTCTCCACCCTCTCCTTT ATTTTGTCCAACtgtccctggcccagcctggcctCCTCCATTGTTTCCCCTCTGCTGACCGAGGCAGCCATCGACCTGGTGGACGAGTCTTTGGAGAAAAAGGATCATGACACCTGGAAGAGTCTGGGCAAGGCTTGGCACACCACGAG ggcagagTACCCAGACAGACAGTTCATCCCTCCCTACATCCCCATCTTCTCAGATGGGTGGGTGCCCCCACTGCCGACCCAGAGGGAGACTGCCACTCATGTGGAGAGG CAGCCCCTGGGAAGCCAGAACCATGCCACGTCCAG AGCTCCTTCTAGTCCCCCGCAGCTCATGCAAGCCATGTACGAATTCCAGGCCAGGAACAACAAGGAGCTGACTGTCATGAAAGGGGAATTGCTGGAG ATTCTAGACCAGCGGAAGAAGTGGTGGCTTGCTAGAAACAGAGCAGGTGAGAGGGGCTATATCCCGAACAACATCGTGGGGCCAGTGGATCAGAAGCCT GCGCCAAGCAGCTCCCCTGGTCTCCAGCAGAAGTCCACGCCGGCGGAGGTGACGGCCTGGCTGAGGGACATGGGCTTCTCCAAGAT CACAGTGAAGTGCCTTGGCGTGCTCAATGGCAACCAGCTGCTGGGGATGAGCCAGGAGGAGATGAAAACTGTCTGCCCGGAAGAGGGGAGACGTGTCTTCTTCAAGCTCTCTGCTGTTAAATCGTCCCTGGGG